The candidate division WOR-3 bacterium DNA window TCGCTTTTTTTATCATTATAGTATAATGAGATTCAGTCATTTTTATCACTATATACTTCAGCAATAGGTTCGAGCCACGGAAGTCGAAAACTATCTTCCCTAACACCGCACACCGGGCAGCGGGGAAGTTTAAGGACATCGTGTGTTTCAAAACTGAAATCAATTTGGTTAACAATAAGATAGCGACTGAAAGTTATTGGCGACTCAAAACCCGTTATGTACTTTATGATTTCCATAATCGCCAAGTTGGCAAGCACTTTATCTAAACTCTTTAAACACGGCGTATCTTTATTGACTCTTTTTTTTCGAAGGTAATTTTCATAGGCGATATATTCGTCATAAAAATCAAGATTCGCCTTAATACGGAGATCTAAACATTTAAAACATGCAGTAAGAAAAGGGACCACGAGTGGACCGACAATACCACTTGCCACACCGTTTTTACGTAAAAAGAAACAAGGTTTTTCGGTCGTTACAGCAAACTCGTTTACTTCCTCACAAAAGGATGGATCAAAAGCATCCATACAAACAACAATCAGGGTAATTTTCTCACATATTTTTTTATCGTTTAGATAAATTCGCTGTTTTGAATCTTTTTTATATATTTTCGTCGCCGATAGAAATCTGTTCTCTTTGAGCGCCCGACTGTCATCGCATACAAAAATCTTCTGAAACCCGGAAGCATATAATGATTCAATCATTTCAAAGGCAAGATTGCCATAATTTACCACACAAATTACGGAATCGGTGATCATCTTTTGCATAACCATTGGTTTTTTTGACCATAAACTGAAGAAATTGATTTGATCCCGGAATTTCCTATATTTTCTTTTATTTATTGTTTCTGCATCAATCAGAAAATCCTTCAGTTTATCAAGTACCAAACTCACTATTTTTCTATTAAGCCGGGTTTTGCTAATTATCTCTTTTATTGTATACTTACCATTCAGATAAGGCAGAATTTTTGTTAAATAGTCAGCAGATTCGCCTTTAAGTTTGTAGACGAAATCGTCCTCACCGATTCGAATTTGATATTCATTCTTATTCAGTGGAAAAAAGTGAACAAACTCCTTTATTTGAGGTCGTGTAAATTTTTCTTTCAAGCAGAACCTCCTCTTTAGTTATATATAGGGAAGATCATATCGGAGGGAATATGCCTAATTCGCTTCTGAATTGCAGTTACAGTTACAGCAACAGCAACAAAAAACCGGAATTCCTGGAAGCGTTATTTTTGATTCAATGATTTCTAATTCGAGATCTATTTTCTTCATAATCATCACCTCCTTTCTTTTGTTAAATCATTCATTCTATGATCTTCCCTATATTTTTATCATACGAAAAAATCGAACCAAAAAAATAGTCCAGAAAGCAATACTCGCAAACCCATATAAAAAGTAAATTATCTGTCTGCTTTTCGTGAAACCGTAATTCCCTTTTTTAAAAAAATGGAGCACATACTCCCTTGTTTGATTTAGAAGATGAGTACAATTAAATAATTCAGAAAGTATACTGTGTCCATCATTCGGAAAAAATGGAATAATATTCAGTATGATCTTTATAAATATTCCAAATAGAATAAAAGATAATAATGGGGAGTGAAAGAAGATAAAATTCACCAGATAAATGGTACTATAGAAAATCGTCTCATAATAAAGTCCTGACGCCCTGATTAATAATCGTTCTTTTTTAGAATGCAACCAAACATCCGGACAGGTTATGAAAAATAGTGGTATAAAAAAAAGTAATTTAATACCAAATGACTTCACCTTAATCCGATAATAATAACATGCCGAGATATGACCGACTTCATGGAAAAATGACGTTATATAAAGTAATAGAATCAATACAACAACATTAGACGCTTGTAATCGGATATCCGTCTTACCATATCGAAAATCCATTATTGTATGGAAAAGACAAAAGGCAATTATTAATAAATTTATTACTATTATCCACTTTTTGATAAAAAATTTTGTGTATTTAAAAATAACATCAGTAAATTTTTCGACATTTAAATCCAATAAATCGAGGGATAACATAGATTTTCTATTTTCTTTTTCTAGATTAAAATTTTTTTCTTCTAATAAATGAAAATCAGCCAGTTTTTTTATAAAAGCAAGCAGCGTCTCTTTATCAATTTCATAATTGAGCTTTTCCTCCGCCAAAGCTAAAATCTCATCGATAGGATGCATGCCATTCATCTGTTTTAAAATATAAAACTCCGGTGCTTTAAAACGATATAAATTTCCTGAAAGTTCATCCTCAAGAAGAAAGTACTCCTGTGCCGTCTTTTTAAATTTTATATCGTTTCTCAATTTAGGATATTCAATTTCAGTTAAATTCATCAATAATCACCCTTTTAGTAACCGCAATACTATACTTGCAATTTTTGTGCCAGAATTTTGTCCTGAAATTTCAAGACTTTTTTCTGGGTTTGTGACATTTTTGTCACAGATTTTTTGAAAAAAATGGGCTAAAATCGCTCAACGCTTTATTTTACAATACTTTGCCGTTGTGACATTTTTGTCAGTGGTTTTGACATAAAATGTCAAAACCCCAAAAATCAGCCGATTTTGAACAAAGATTTTTAAAATCTCCCGAAATCACAGGGATTATTTCAATCTGCTGCTCTTAGAAGTACACCAGATATTTCACCTTAACCGCACCTACCTGATTCTGTAATCTAAGACTGCCATTCTGATTTGTGCGATAGTCATTTAAGGCAATGTAGAGCCAGGACTTGGGTTTGAAGTTGTAAGTAAAGAGAAAGCCAAACCGATTGGTCAAAAATTCCATATCTTTAACTCTCGTCTCCGGCATGGTAAACACAGCTTCGTTAAAAATTCCAAATTTCATCCTGGGTGTAATCGTAAAATCTATCCTCGGTGTTGCCATGGGCCAGACGGCAATG harbors:
- a CDS encoding TOMM precursor leader peptide-binding protein, whose protein sequence is MKEKFTRPQIKEFVHFFPLNKNEYQIRIGEDDFVYKLKGESADYLTKILPYLNGKYTIKEIISKTRLNRKIVSLVLDKLKDFLIDAETINKRKYRKFRDQINFFSLWSKKPMVMQKMITDSVICVVNYGNLAFEMIESLYASGFQKIFVCDDSRALKENRFLSATKIYKKDSKQRIYLNDKKICEKITLIVVCMDAFDPSFCEEVNEFAVTTEKPCFFLRKNGVASGIVGPLVVPFLTACFKCLDLRIKANLDFYDEYIAYENYLRKKRVNKDTPCLKSLDKVLANLAIMEIIKYITGFESPITFSRYLIVNQIDFSFETHDVLKLPRCPVCGVREDSFRLPWLEPIAEVYSDKND
- a CDS encoding PqqD family protein, yielding MNLTEIEYPKLRNDIKFKKTAQEYFLLEDELSGNLYRFKAPEFYILKQMNGMHPIDEILALAEEKLNYEIDKETLLAFIKKLADFHLLEEKNFNLEKENRKSMLSLDLLDLNVEKFTDVIFKYTKFFIKKWIIVINLLIIAFCLFHTIMDFRYGKTDIRLQASNVVVLILLLYITSFFHEVGHISACYYYRIKVKSFGIKLLFFIPLFFITCPDVWLHSKKERLLIRASGLYYETIFYSTIYLVNFIFFHSPLLSFILFGIFIKIILNIIPFFPNDGHSILSELFNCTHLLNQTREYVLHFFKKGNYGFTKSRQIIYFLYGFASIAFWTIFLVRFFRMIKI